AGAGAGAGAAGGAATCATTGGATAAGGAATGGGAGATCTATAGTGGAAGAAGGTGGCAATTTAAGGGTGAGTTTAGATGCACggtaatttattacaattagtgtaaaaataatattaatagtaaGATTTAATACTATAACGATATGGTacgtgagacaaaaaaaataatatcgCAAGTTAAATATCGTCAATCCAAACTAGCCTAAGAAAGTTAAATATCGCAAGTATCCATCAAAAGAGTGAAGGTGTATATGCACAACTATCATTTTAACCTTTGAAGTAATTTAACTTTCACAACTAACGTACATATTTTTCTGACtagtttgaattttgttttttatcgAGGGGACGCAATTTAACCACAGGCGCAAATGGCAGGCAAAAAATCTCTTCTCTTATCCCTGGGATCAAAACACCAGAGTCCACAGTTCAAGGCTTCTTCCCCAAATATCCGCTTTCTATCTACCTTCTTGGATTCGGAAACCATTTCTCCGACGTCGTTTCAAACATGGTCTTAGGATCTTCTTCCTCACTCACTTCAACGCGCCTTTCCTTCCCTTCAAACATATCATCCATCAAAACCTCCAAAAATCCACCGTCGTTTCACTTGCTCTGCGTTAAGGCCTCCGCCACCGACTCCCCCCCTAAAGCCCGTTTTGTCGCTCGTCGAAAGGAGTCCATTTCCGTTCGCCAGTTGAACCGCCCTCTCAGTAATCTTGCAccacaattatatatatattgttttcttttacttgTTTCTTTGTTGCTGTTTGTTTTAaggtttataaaattatttatgcatttaactatttttaaattgttaaaagggTTTGATTCTATTTAATTAACAGTTTTCTATCTAATtataaatagcaaaattaacgAATTATCcatataattacttaaaaaaaaattttaattctttaaagtttttttttacaccaaaaaaaatattttatttttgaaatagatGCGTCACTCTCTTAATCTGGTTTGGGAAAGTAAAAACTCTGTTGAAGCCTGatgagataatttttttttgtgttattattttaattgggATTTTGTTTTGATGGTGCAGTTGAGTATATGAGCTTACCAGCGAGCCAATACTCGGTGCTGGATGCAGAAAGGATTGAGAGGGTAGATGATAATACATTTAGGTGTTATGTATATAGGtttaagtttttcaatttcGAGGTTTGCCCTGTTTTGCTTGTTAGAGTTGAAGAACAGCCTAATGGTTGCTGTATTAAGCTCTTGTCTTGTAAGGTAATCTCAAAGTTCCATTCCatgaatttgttaaaatatactTTGTAACCAATATTTGTTAACATTTTGAAGTGCAACATTTCTTGAAATGGTATCTTAATCGGTATTTCTAGGGACTTAGACATACTGTTTAGAAACACTCTTCAGATATTGAAGGGTCGCTAATGTAtacattttagattttatagattttcatGGATTTTGAGAGTGTCATAATGTTCTGTCCACTGATTGCAGCTGGAGGGCTCACCAATTGTGGTTGCACAGAATGATAAGTTTGATGGTAAATATCTGTCTATAACTTCTCCATCCAGTAAAGATatcatatttttagttttgaatgTTATGTGATAAGGTCAATTAAGGATAAATCCATAGTTATTGTCAATTCTTATTGTGGTTTTTGTTTAATCTTGTTGtttgatattttctttgttatgtATTAAGCCGTCGCTCATCAAAGAAGTATATAATTGATTCATAGCTGAAGCAGTATCAGGCTATCAGTAAAAAAACACTAGTACTATGTTTAAAAGGCAATGTGACTTTTGTGAAGCTTGAGCATCTCAGAAACATGTCTTGAACCGATGTTTTTTGATCCTATTGTCTTTTAATAGAATAAGTTGAATTATGTAGGTGACCTGTTACTTTTACcctgatttattttaattactttctaatttaacaattatcttAAGTTTCATTCTAATCCAAATTACAAGCAGCAGGTTTTACAACTAATTATTGCATAATGCAAACTGCAAAAGGCTGTTTATGCCTGTTCCGTTATATGAGATTGTGCAAATGAAATTTCATAGTTTATTTGATTTGTCTGATTTAGATTAACAATCCTTTACTGGGTctgtttccttttctttattcaaataaaagaaCCATTTCTCCTCTCAATCTCTTTGTAGCGTATTTTTCATCTTTGGCTCCAAATTGGCTATTAATGTTAATGagaacaataaatttaaatatgtattgttTTAACATACTTTTTCCCCTCCAATTATCGACTATATCTGGTTGTTGCTGGCTTTTGTCATTTTTTCACTACATGCGCACTAGGGTAGACCTTTAACTTGTATGTATTCTGTTCTCCCCTTATTCTGTATTTGAATTCCATTTGGTCATATGCAATGTTTTAACTAGCTTATTagctttatttttcaaaaccatttttatGTGCGAGTGTCATCCAGTGTTGTGAAGCACAAGGTGCAGTCTAGGTGCTAAAAcccttatattgcttaaggcgCAAGGTGCAAAAAAAGCACCAGCCAGAGTAAAGTAAACCGCAATATGTATGTGAGTTTTTTCTAGTCTGTGTttgcatatataatatataaagctTAAGATAGTAAATTCTAAAGTGTGGTGTAGTTTATCTACAAAACATGCAATTTTTTCACAGGTCAATATGCATGATTTTCTTATGCTGTTGACTGCTCAAATATTGAGAAGGATAGAGTTTGATGTTATCTCTTTTTTTACTAATAAAGGCATATCAAATGAAAACActgaaaagtaaaatgaaatttaaagtgAAATTCAATCAGGGGATCCCTGTTTTCTTACTTATGCCTATTGCCTTAAAAAAGTGCCTAAGCTCACCAAGCATGTGCCTGATCAAATGGGCCATGCCTAATGGGTATGAGGTGTTTTTGTTGAATAATGCTAAGACGTAAGCATATCTAGGCGCATGCCTTGACCACACTGGTGTCATCTTTGTAAGCTTTCTTTGTCAAAAGCATTTTTGTAGGTAGGTGGGTTGGGGTGTGTGTGGATATTGCTAGCTTTGTACTGACAAAGTACATTAACATAATAAAATCTTAACGTTCTACAGAATCTCATCATTCTCTGCTATTTCATCTCACCTTGCAAAttgaatgtataaatttagCTCTTTTCTACTCAAGTGCCTTTGCTGCTTGGGGCACTGTTCTGATAAGCTTGAATGTCTTAACTAATTTGTGTAGCTAGCCACTTTTTTTGGGTTGTGGCTTGAGGGGTGCCATTGGTGTTGATGAGACATTGAACAACTGCAGCATGATGTTAAGGAAATGACAACTTGCTTAGTCATTATCTGTTTGAGTCAGTTATACCTAAATTAAGTGCAATTTTTCTTTCTGGCATGCTTTGACACTGATTTGATATGAAAATGCAGCTTCTATGGTCAACCGAATATCGTGCAATACCATCCGAAATGACTCATTAGTACAAGAGCTTACATCGGACGCAGTTATTGAGGTAGTGTTTGCAAATTATTCTTTCTCCAATATCGCCATTGCATTTCAGAGAGGCATATCTTTCTTACTGTAATTTGCAATTCTATGTTTAATCTAGGTCAACATCGAGGTTCCTTTTGCATTTAGACCAATTCCATTGGGAATGATTGAATCAAGTGGGACCCAAGTCCTTGAACAAATACTCAGGCTGATGCTGCCCCGTTTTATGGCGCAGGTTTGTAGAATATTATTCAGATTTCTTTTTCACTGATTTCTTTTTCCCTCAATACTTAAACTGTTGCTTtgctcttcatttttcttgaagtttcCATGTTCGGCGCATGGATACCTCTGAGAATCTTCCATATACAtgaaaaaacttagaaaaatttgaCCATAACTATGTCAAACGCATACCTGTATCTAACATACACCCTAGTCCAAATAACATAACTTCCTACATGAAGTGGAATGTAGATATGTAAGCAGATATTTTTGGCAGTTTGAGTTTTTCTCAGACAGGTTACTTTAAACTCCTTGGTAATAGTCACGTTAAACTCATAATTTGTTTGCTAGATTCTTCTCTGTGGCCAATGAGGTCCAATTTGaagtcaaattttataattgactATCAATTAAAGGGTATCTGTCAAAACGATAGAAAATAAAGATGGTGGCAGCACTTCTTGGATGCAACTATTACATTTACATTTATGTTTGATTGTCAATTGGGAACTGTTTTCAAGATTACATGCTTATAAAGAATGTAAGACTATACTATTTTGATTGTTGATACAAAGGGTATAA
The sequence above is a segment of the Gossypium raimondii isolate GPD5lz chromosome 4, ASM2569854v1, whole genome shotgun sequence genome. Coding sequences within it:
- the LOC105780530 gene encoding uncharacterized protein LOC105780530 → MVLGSSSSLTSTRLSFPSNISSIKTSKNPPSFHLLCVKASATDSPPKARFVARRKESISVRQLNRPLIEYMSLPASQYSVLDAERIERVDDNTFRCYVYRFKFFNFEVCPVLLVRVEEQPNGCCIKLLSCKLEGSPIVVAQNDKFDASMVNRISCNTIRNDSLVQELTSDAVIEVNIEVPFAFRPIPLGMIESSGTQVLEQILRLMLPRFMAQLVKDYQAWASGDTSRQPLGTGEI